A single region of the Thioalkalivibrio nitratireducens DSM 14787 genome encodes:
- the fba gene encoding class II fructose-bisphosphate aldolase (catalyzes the reversible aldol condensation of dihydroxyacetonephosphate and glyceraldehyde 3-phosphate in the Calvin cycle, glycolysis, and/or gluconeogenesis), whose amino-acid sequence MALISLRQLLDHAAEHGYGMPAYNANNMEQVHSIMEAAAAVDSPVIIQASAGARKYAGEPFLRHIILAAVEQYPDIPVCLHQDHGAEPAVCFRSIQSGFTSVMMDGSLMPDMKTPATYEYNVDVTRKVSELAHAVGVSVEGELGCLGSLETGMAGEEDGSGAEGVLSHDQLLTDPDEAADFVKKTAVDALAIAIGTSHGAYKFTRPPTGDILAIQRIKEIHARIPDTHLVMHGSSSVPQDWLEIINSFGGDMGQTYGVPVEEIQEGIKHGVRKVNIDTDLRMASTGAIRKFLAENPKEFDPRKFLIASTKAMKGICQARYEAFGCAGMASKIKPVNLDTMVARYKSGELDPKIN is encoded by the coding sequence ATGGCACTGATTTCCCTTCGCCAGCTGCTGGATCATGCCGCCGAGCACGGTTATGGCATGCCAGCCTACAATGCGAACAACATGGAGCAGGTCCATTCGATCATGGAAGCGGCGGCCGCCGTCGATTCGCCGGTGATCATTCAGGCCTCCGCCGGTGCCCGCAAGTATGCCGGCGAGCCCTTCCTGCGCCATATCATCCTGGCTGCGGTAGAGCAGTATCCGGACATCCCGGTCTGCCTGCACCAGGACCACGGCGCCGAGCCGGCGGTCTGTTTCCGCTCGATCCAGTCCGGGTTCACGTCGGTGATGATGGACGGCTCGCTGATGCCGGACATGAAGACCCCGGCGACCTACGAGTACAACGTGGACGTGACCCGGAAGGTGTCCGAACTCGCGCACGCAGTGGGGGTGTCCGTCGAGGGCGAACTCGGTTGCCTCGGTTCGCTCGAGACCGGTATGGCCGGCGAGGAAGACGGCTCCGGCGCCGAGGGTGTGCTGTCGCACGACCAGCTGCTGACCGACCCGGACGAGGCCGCTGACTTCGTGAAGAAGACCGCTGTCGACGCGCTCGCGATCGCGATCGGTACCTCGCACGGCGCGTACAAGTTCACGCGTCCGCCGACCGGCGACATCCTGGCGATCCAGCGCATCAAGGAAATCCACGCGCGCATCCCGGACACCCACCTGGTGATGCACGGCTCTTCGTCGGTGCCGCAGGACTGGCTCGAGATCATCAACAGCTTCGGCGGCGACATGGGCCAGACCTACGGCGTGCCGGTCGAGGAGATCCAGGAAGGCATCAAGCACGGCGTGCGCAAGGTCAATATCGATACCGACCTGCGCATGGCCTCCACCGGAGCGATCCGCAAGTTCCTCGCGGAAAATCCGAAGGAGTTCGATCCGCGCAAGTTCCTGATCGCTTCTACCAAGGCGATGAAGGGAATCTGCCAGGCTCGCTACGAGGCCTTCGGTTGCGCCGGCATGGCGTCCAAGATCAAGCCGGTCAATCTCGATACCATGGTCGCCCGTTACAAGAGCGGTGAACTGGATCCGAAGATCAACTGA
- the bioD gene encoding dethiobiotin synthase: protein MNLAHAARSHAGGVFVTGTDTGVGKTFIACSLARNWRALGIEVAPRKPVESGCVLHGGEPHPADGALLTAAAGFPSGRLAEVTRFRLVEPLAPDLAARLAGRPLYLDELIAACARPAGTWRITEGAGGLYSPLCENGLNADLAEALDDPVVLVAEDRLGTLNTCLLTLEALDRRGLRLAAVVLNRRRADAHPAMDNRAALARRTDAPVFTFAEGASPAQVDQSLSTWSSSIVRPPDPGSTGAGS, encoded by the coding sequence GTGAACCTCGCCCACGCCGCGCGTTCCCACGCCGGAGGCGTATTCGTCACCGGGACCGACACCGGCGTCGGCAAGACCTTCATCGCCTGTTCGCTGGCGCGCAACTGGCGTGCGCTGGGGATCGAGGTCGCACCGCGCAAACCGGTCGAGTCGGGCTGTGTGCTGCACGGCGGCGAACCTCACCCTGCCGACGGGGCACTGCTCACCGCGGCCGCCGGCTTCCCTTCCGGTCGCCTGGCCGAAGTCACCCGGTTTCGCCTCGTCGAGCCACTGGCACCGGATCTGGCAGCACGGCTGGCGGGCCGGCCACTGTACCTGGACGAGCTGATCGCGGCCTGCGCCCGGCCCGCGGGAACCTGGCGCATCACCGAGGGTGCCGGCGGGCTGTACTCGCCTCTTTGCGAGAACGGGCTGAACGCGGACCTGGCCGAGGCGCTGGACGATCCGGTCGTCCTGGTCGCAGAGGACCGGCTGGGCACCCTGAACACGTGCCTGCTGACGCTGGAGGCACTAGACCGGCGCGGCCTGCGACTCGCCGCGGTGGTACTCAACCGGCGCCGCGCCGATGCCCATCCCGCGATGGACAACCGCGCGGCGCTGGCCCGCCGGACCGACGCCCCAGTATTCACGTTCGCCGAGGGCGCATCCCCGGCGCAGGTGGATCAGAGCCTCTCGACCTGGAGTTCTTCGATCGTCAGGCCACCCGACCCCGGCTCGACCGGAGCCGGCTCCTGA
- a CDS encoding lipid-binding SYLF domain-containing protein has product MKVLTVVLMLFVWTWAATAQAQLTREVDPQQVIDDARETLHGITANPDYEALVADLEVARGVLIFPRVIRGGFFVGGSGGLGVFLAWDDDRGDYSPAAFYSLGAVSLGLQFGGEVAEVVMVAKTQRAVDSLFASAFRLGGDASVAAGPVGAGRRVTVTADFISYARSQGAFMGMSLEGSMLRIRDDFNESYYGERLRPVQIIEGRKVDAPGTQALRQDLLGFRRAGSAAPQPHPAPADEPAAATPAVPQEPAPVEPGSGGLTIEELQVERL; this is encoded by the coding sequence ATGAAAGTCCTGACCGTTGTTCTGATGCTATTTGTCTGGACCTGGGCTGCGACGGCCCAGGCGCAGCTCACGCGCGAGGTCGACCCGCAGCAGGTCATCGATGACGCACGCGAAACGTTGCACGGCATCACTGCGAACCCCGACTACGAGGCGCTGGTCGCCGATCTGGAGGTCGCCCGGGGCGTGCTGATCTTTCCGCGGGTTATCCGGGGTGGCTTCTTCGTCGGGGGCTCCGGCGGGCTCGGCGTGTTTCTGGCCTGGGACGACGATCGCGGCGACTACAGCCCGGCAGCCTTCTACTCGCTCGGCGCGGTCAGCCTGGGTCTGCAGTTCGGGGGCGAGGTAGCCGAGGTCGTGATGGTGGCCAAGACCCAGCGCGCGGTCGATTCCCTGTTCGCATCGGCGTTCCGGCTGGGAGGGGATGCCTCGGTCGCCGCGGGGCCGGTCGGAGCCGGGCGCCGTGTCACCGTGACCGCGGATTTCATCTCCTATGCCCGGTCCCAGGGCGCGTTCATGGGCATGAGCCTCGAGGGCTCGATGCTGCGCATCCGGGACGATTTCAATGAGTCGTATTATGGCGAGCGCCTGCGTCCGGTGCAGATCATCGAGGGACGCAAGGTCGACGCGCCGGGAACGCAGGCGCTGCGGCAGGATCTGCTCGGTTTCCGTCGGGCCGGCAGTGCAGCGCCGCAGCCGCATCCCGCACCGGCAGACGAACCGGCCGCCGCCACTCCGGCTGTGCCTCAGGAGCCGGCTCCGGTCGAGCCGGGGTCGGGTGGCCTGACGATCGAAGAACTCCAGGTCGAGAGGCTCTGA
- a CDS encoding phosphoribosylaminoimidazolesuccinocarboxamide synthase, producing MREALLESHIPDLPLIHRGKVRDLYAVGDDHLLMVTSDRLSAFDVVLPTPIPDKGRILTAITVFWMRKVEAALGIPNQLTDIALADVVADPAVRAPLEGRSLVVRRLRALPVEAVVRGYLIGSGWKDYRASGKVCGIDLPEGLELAARLPEAIFTPSTKAALGEHDANIAFDDVVGLIGAELAQQLRKSSLEIYAMAREHARRRGILIADTKFEFGLDTDGRLHLIDEVLTPDSSRFWPEERYRPGISPESFDKQFVRDYLEGLAWDKTPPGPSIPDEIVARTAERYREALRRLTAEPA from the coding sequence ATGCGAGAAGCCTTGCTCGAGAGCCACATCCCGGACCTGCCCCTGATCCATCGCGGCAAGGTCCGCGACCTCTATGCGGTGGGCGACGATCACCTGCTGATGGTCACCAGCGACCGCCTGTCTGCGTTCGACGTGGTACTACCCACCCCGATCCCGGACAAGGGCAGGATCCTGACCGCGATCACCGTGTTCTGGATGCGCAAAGTGGAGGCCGCGCTGGGCATCCCGAACCAGCTCACCGACATCGCACTGGCCGACGTCGTCGCCGACCCCGCGGTACGCGCGCCGCTGGAGGGCCGCAGCCTGGTCGTGCGCCGCCTGCGCGCGCTGCCGGTCGAGGCGGTGGTGCGCGGATACCTGATCGGCTCGGGGTGGAAGGATTACCGGGCCAGCGGCAAGGTCTGCGGAATCGACCTGCCCGAAGGGCTCGAACTGGCGGCGCGTCTGCCCGAGGCGATCTTCACCCCCAGCACCAAGGCGGCGCTCGGGGAGCATGACGCCAATATCGCGTTCGACGACGTGGTCGGCCTGATCGGCGCCGAACTTGCGCAACAGCTGCGCAAGAGCTCCCTGGAGATCTATGCAATGGCCCGGGAGCATGCCAGGCGCCGGGGCATCCTGATCGCCGACACCAAGTTTGAATTCGGGCTCGACACGGACGGCCGCCTGCACCTCATCGACGAAGTGCTGACCCCGGACTCGTCGCGCTTCTGGCCGGAGGAACGCTACCGCCCCGGGATCAGCCCCGAATCCTTCGACAAGCAGTTCGTGCGCGACTACCTGGAGGGGCTCGCCTGGGACAAGACACCCCCCGGACCGTCGATTCCCGACGAGATCGTCGCCCGCACCGCCGAGCGCTACCGGGAGGCACTGCGCCGGCTGACCGCCGAGCCGGCGTGA